One window of the Geitlerinema sp. PCC 9228 genome contains the following:
- a CDS encoding (2Fe-2S) ferredoxin domain-containing protein, which produces MSKENLYLCMGSACHQMGVYEVLPAIQRLLAEYQVDDRIEFKGSFCLECCSHGIVMKFRDTLFLHINPENVEEKFKQEILPEIQKAVGSTV; this is translated from the coding sequence ATGTCTAAAGAAAATTTATATCTCTGTATGGGGTCGGCTTGCCATCAAATGGGCGTATACGAAGTGTTGCCGGCCATTCAACGGTTGCTTGCCGAATACCAAGTAGACGATCGCATCGAATTTAAAGGCTCTTTTTGTTTGGAATGTTGCAGCCACGGCATTGTTATGAAATTCCGGGATACCTTATTTTTGCATATTAACCCGGAAAACGTAGAAGAAAAATTCAAACAGGAAATCCTACCGGAAATCCAAAAAGCAGTCGGGAGTACCGTATGA